One Thiocapsa sp. genomic window carries:
- the glpQ gene encoding glycerophosphodiester phosphodiesterase, producing the protein MLRRIVRFLLPMAIVMTPTPAATFNTAPDAARAPIIIAHRGASGYLPEHTLAAKATAHAMGADFLEQDVVLTRDGEAIVLHDLYLEGVTDVARRFPDRVRADGRWYAIDFSLAEIRSLRLHERLDPATGQPVFPTRFPPEADLFRIHTLEEELSLIHGLNRSTGRIAGIYVELKHPAWHIAEGQDPVPVLMHALDRAGYRGPEDHVYIQCFEPDTLKRLHTEVGTRIPLIQLIGENDWSPDLPVDFERMRTPEGLAAVAEYARGIGPWIGHIHQGRDDTGAHRTTRLVADAHAAGLLVHPYTFRRDALPEGFGDFEALLRFFLVDQGVDGIFTDHPDLAVRLRNELVGKARPE; encoded by the coding sequence ATGCTGCGCCGAATCGTCCGTTTCCTCCTGCCGATGGCCATCGTGATGACACCGACCCCAGCCGCCACGTTCAATACCGCGCCGGACGCGGCCCGAGCCCCGATCATCATCGCCCACCGCGGCGCCTCCGGATACCTGCCCGAGCACACCCTGGCGGCCAAGGCGACGGCCCACGCGATGGGTGCGGACTTTCTGGAGCAGGATGTGGTTCTCACCCGCGATGGTGAGGCGATCGTCCTTCACGATCTGTATCTGGAAGGCGTCACCGATGTCGCTCGGCGCTTTCCCGACCGCGTCCGTGCCGACGGGCGCTGGTATGCGATCGATTTCAGCCTGGCCGAGATCCGCAGTCTGCGCCTGCACGAACGGCTTGACCCCGCCACCGGCCAACCGGTCTTTCCCACGCGGTTTCCGCCCGAGGCCGACCTGTTCCGAATCCACACCCTCGAGGAGGAGCTGAGCCTGATCCACGGTCTGAACCGATCGACCGGGCGGATCGCGGGAATCTACGTGGAGTTGAAACACCCGGCATGGCACATCGCCGAGGGACAGGATCCGGTGCCCGTCCTGATGCACGCGCTGGATCGAGCCGGCTATCGTGGCCCGGAGGATCACGTCTACATCCAGTGCTTCGAGCCCGACACACTGAAGCGCCTGCACACGGAGGTCGGTACGCGCATCCCCCTGATCCAACTGATCGGCGAGAACGACTGGTCGCCCGATCTGCCGGTCGACTTCGAGCGGATGCGCACCCCCGAGGGGCTGGCAGCCGTCGCCGAGTATGCCCGCGGCATCGGCCCCTGGATCGGTCATATCCATCAGGGCAGAGACGACACCGGCGCCCATCGGACCACGCGCTTGGTCGCCGACGCCCATGCCGCGGGGCTCTTGGTCCACCCCTACACCTTTCGCCGCGACGCACTCCCCGAGGGCTTCGGCGACTTCGAGGCGCTGCTGCGGTTCTTCCTCGTCGATCAGGGTGTCGACGGGATCTTCACCGACCATCCGGACCTCGCCGTTCGCTTGAGAAACGAGTTGGTCGGCAAGGCTCGGCCGGAATAG
- a CDS encoding potassium/proton antiporter, translated as MTDIDQLVLIGAALLLVAILASALSYRIGMPLLLVFLAVGMLAGEDGPGGIVFNDLDIAYAVGSVTLAVILLNGGLNTRSETFRTSLRPAFVLATLGVLITCVVLGLFAAWLLDLSLLEGLLVGAVVGSTDAAAVFALLRARGLQLKERVAATLEMESGSNDPMAIFLTIAVIELLVAEHRVPNLDILPLFVQQMGIGLVAGIGGGYALAWLTNRLSLERGMYPLLVLAGGLAIYGLTTVLGGSGFLAIYLIGVVLRHRSPRESHNILQVHNGFAWLAQIGMFLMLGLLATPTGLIADAPAAFAIALILMFVARPIAVAVCLIPFRFPWREQLFIAWVGLRGAVPIILALFPLLAGIAQAELILDLAFFVVLISLTVQGWTIPRLARRLRLEVPAKPGPDERLELTPAPADGHAILGYHLGTSTRALGRRASDLRNSGDAWAVAVLRDGRTLMPEVAGPLAPGDWLYLVAKDADTATLGDLLASREAPEFLDERVFFGDFILNGSAPLGAVAAQYGQPVQDGMEGMTLEQFMCARLDELPVVGDRVRLGKLELVIRDIRGNKITQVGLRIPTHL; from the coding sequence ATGACCGACATCGACCAACTTGTCCTGATTGGTGCAGCACTGTTGCTGGTGGCGATCCTCGCCAGCGCGCTCTCGTATCGGATCGGCATGCCCTTGCTCTTGGTCTTCCTCGCGGTCGGCATGTTGGCGGGCGAAGACGGACCCGGCGGCATCGTCTTCAACGATCTCGACATCGCGTACGCGGTGGGTAGCGTGACACTGGCGGTCATTCTGCTCAACGGCGGTCTCAACACCCGCTCGGAAACCTTTCGAACCAGCCTGCGCCCCGCATTCGTCCTGGCAACCTTGGGCGTCTTGATCACCTGCGTGGTCTTGGGTCTGTTTGCCGCTTGGTTGTTGGATCTCAGCCTGCTCGAGGGCTTGCTGGTGGGCGCGGTGGTGGGCTCCACCGATGCCGCCGCGGTGTTTGCATTGCTGCGCGCCCGAGGTTTGCAGCTCAAGGAACGGGTCGCGGCCACACTGGAAATGGAATCCGGCAGCAACGACCCCATGGCGATCTTCCTGACGATCGCCGTCATCGAGCTGTTGGTTGCCGAGCATCGGGTTCCGAATCTGGACATCCTGCCGCTGTTCGTGCAGCAGATGGGCATCGGGCTGGTCGCCGGCATCGGCGGAGGCTATGCACTGGCGTGGCTGACCAACCGGCTGTCGCTCGAACGGGGGATGTACCCGCTCTTGGTGCTCGCCGGAGGGCTCGCCATCTATGGTTTGACCACGGTGCTGGGGGGCAGTGGCTTTCTGGCGATCTATCTGATCGGGGTCGTCCTCAGGCACCGCTCGCCGCGCGAATCGCACAACATTCTTCAGGTCCACAACGGTTTTGCCTGGCTGGCACAGATCGGCATGTTCCTGATGCTCGGTCTCCTGGCGACCCCCACCGGTTTGATCGCCGACGCGCCGGCCGCCTTCGCGATCGCCTTGATCCTGATGTTCGTCGCCCGACCCATCGCGGTTGCGGTGTGCCTGATCCCCTTTCGGTTTCCTTGGCGCGAGCAACTGTTTATCGCCTGGGTCGGACTGCGCGGGGCGGTGCCGATCATCCTGGCCCTGTTCCCTCTGTTGGCGGGCATCGCGCAAGCCGAGCTGATTCTGGATCTGGCGTTTTTCGTCGTGCTCATCTCGCTTACCGTTCAAGGCTGGACGATTCCCCGCCTGGCGCGGCGGCTCAGGCTCGAGGTCCCGGCGAAACCGGGACCCGACGAGCGCCTGGAGCTGACGCCTGCGCCGGCAGACGGCCACGCCATCCTGGGCTACCATCTGGGTACGAGCACCCGCGCGCTCGGACGGCGCGCGAGCGATCTGCGCAACTCCGGCGATGCCTGGGCCGTGGCGGTGCTGCGCGACGGCCGCACACTCATGCCGGAGGTCGCGGGCCCCCTGGCCCCCGGTGACTGGCTCTATCTGGTCGCCAAGGATGCCGACACCGCGACGCTCGGCGATCTGCTGGCGTCCCGGGAAGCACCCGAGTTCCTCGACGAGCGGGTGTTTTTCGGTGATTTCATCCTCAACGGCAGTGCGCCCCTCGGCGCGGTCGCGGCCCAATATGGTCAGCCCGTCCAGGACGGGATGGAAGGCATGACCTTGGAGCAATTCATGTGTGCCAGGCTCGACGAGCTTCCGGTCGTCGGGGACCGGGTTCGTTTGGGGAAGCTCGAGCTTGTCATCCGCGATATTCGGGGTAACAAGATCACTCAGGTCGGTCTGCGCATTCCGACTCACCTTTAG